The following are encoded together in the Kineosporiaceae bacterium genome:
- the purB gene encoding adenylosuccinate lyase codes for MADVNQAPRDPLPHAPLGPLDGRYRASVAPLAEHLSEAALNRARVQVEVEWLIHLATTGAVPGMRPLSAAEQARLRDVVRGFDGAAVTELAEIERETLHDVKAVEYYLKRRTDGTSLADVAEHIHLFCTSEDINNLAYALMVRGAVRDVWLPAASALVDQIATMAVEHRDAAMLARTHGQPATPTTLGKELAVLAHRLRRQLRRIESAEYLGKINGATGTFAAHVVGAPATDWPASSRGFVEGLGLTWNPLTTQIESHDWQAELYADVARFNRMLHNLATDVWSYISLGYFAQVRGQGTVGSSTMPHKVNPIRFENAEANLEVSCALLDVLGTTLVTSRLQRDLTDSSMQRNIGTAFGHSLLAIDNVKRGLAGLDVDGAALARDLDATWEVLGEAVQSVMRVEGLDQPYERLKELTRGRRVDAAVMREFVLGLGLPDAARDRLLALTPATYTGLASSLVDHLG; via the coding sequence ATGGCGGACGTGAACCAGGCTCCTCGTGACCCGCTCCCCCACGCCCCGCTCGGCCCCCTCGACGGCCGCTATCGCGCCAGCGTCGCCCCCCTCGCCGAGCACCTGTCCGAGGCGGCACTCAACCGGGCACGGGTGCAGGTCGAGGTCGAGTGGCTGATCCACCTGGCGACCACGGGCGCCGTACCGGGCATGCGCCCGCTCAGCGCCGCCGAGCAGGCCCGGCTGCGCGACGTCGTCCGGGGCTTCGACGGTGCGGCGGTCACCGAACTGGCCGAGATCGAGCGCGAGACGCTGCACGACGTCAAGGCGGTGGAGTACTACCTCAAGCGCCGCACCGACGGCACCTCGCTGGCCGACGTGGCCGAGCACATCCACCTGTTCTGCACCAGCGAGGACATCAACAACCTGGCCTACGCGCTGATGGTGCGCGGCGCCGTCCGGGACGTCTGGTTGCCGGCGGCGAGCGCGCTGGTCGACCAGATCGCGACGATGGCGGTCGAGCACCGGGACGCCGCGATGCTGGCGCGCACGCATGGGCAACCGGCCACTCCGACCACCCTCGGCAAGGAGCTGGCGGTGCTGGCCCACCGGCTGCGCCGGCAACTGCGCCGGATCGAGTCCGCCGAATACCTGGGCAAGATCAACGGCGCCACCGGCACGTTCGCAGCGCACGTCGTGGGTGCCCCGGCCACCGACTGGCCGGCTTCCTCACGCGGGTTCGTCGAAGGGCTCGGGCTGACCTGGAACCCGCTGACCACCCAGATCGAGAGCCACGACTGGCAGGCCGAGCTGTATGCCGATGTGGCACGGTTCAACCGGATGCTGCACAACCTCGCGACCGACGTCTGGAGCTACATCTCGCTGGGCTACTTCGCGCAGGTGCGGGGGCAGGGCACCGTTGGTTCGTCCACGATGCCGCACAAGGTGAACCCGATCCGGTTCGAGAACGCCGAGGCGAACCTCGAGGTGTCGTGCGCCCTGCTCGACGTGCTGGGGACGACGCTGGTCACCTCGCGGCTGCAGCGTGACCTGACCGACTCGTCGATGCAACGCAACATCGGCACGGCGTTCGGTCACTCGCTGCTGGCGATCGACAACGTGAAGCGTGGCCTGGCCGGTCTCGATGTGGACGGCGCCGCGCTGGCGCGCGATCTGGACGCCACCTGGGAGGTGCTCGGCGAGGCGGTGCAGTCGGTGATGCGGGTCGAGGGGCTGGACCAGCCCTACGAACGGCTCAAGGAACTGACCCGCGGACGGCGCGTGGACGCCGCGGTGATGCGTGAGTTCGTGCTCGGACTGGGCCTGCCGGACGCCGCCCGCGACCGCCTGCTGGCCCTGACGCCCGCCACGTACACCGGTCTGGCGTCGTCCCTGGTCGATCATCTCGGCTGA
- a CDS encoding diguanylate cyclase — protein MTFSLHARRAAGSTAPDPPGQAVEPVALGRVGAWVSRLSRSPGEGGLDLTDDPAVRRRAAILITWLTLFGLQITVASQLRGSSTWPMAGGVTLGLGQVLVIVVALTRRNRLSDTGLLLLNLGAVATMIPTLVSTTPVGSLRSAELVLLAPLIIGCVFCRPRWHTAVIAIGCTVGAQLISAKRLAGQPDLVEEILGELVVFCLIALVVRSLRESARAALVQSRRGELTDPLTDLPNRRGFERTGSDLVRRCTRQNEMVAVMVLDLDHFKRVNDEQGHAAGDEVLRRMAELLRSGVRAGNLVARLGGEEFAVLAQVQPGEGRLLAERLRELIQDQLTPITVSIGVIETVPTQATATTSEAEALWHAVARADAGLYASKHAGRNRVTMVT, from the coding sequence GTGACCTTCTCGCTCCACGCTCGCAGGGCTGCCGGCAGCACGGCGCCCGATCCCCCCGGGCAGGCTGTCGAACCGGTCGCACTCGGTCGGGTGGGCGCGTGGGTCAGCCGGCTGAGCCGGTCACCCGGCGAGGGCGGCCTCGACCTCACCGACGACCCGGCCGTACGTCGTCGCGCCGCCATCCTGATCACCTGGCTGACCCTGTTCGGCCTGCAGATCACGGTTGCCTCACAGCTGCGCGGGTCGAGCACATGGCCGATGGCGGGCGGCGTGACGCTCGGGCTGGGCCAGGTTCTGGTCATCGTCGTGGCTCTCACCCGCCGGAACCGGCTGAGCGACACCGGCCTCCTGCTCCTGAACCTCGGTGCGGTGGCGACGATGATCCCCACGCTGGTGTCCACCACACCGGTCGGCTCGCTGCGCAGCGCGGAGCTGGTCCTGCTGGCCCCCCTGATCATCGGTTGTGTGTTCTGCCGACCTCGCTGGCACACCGCGGTGATCGCCATCGGATGCACCGTCGGTGCCCAGCTGATCAGTGCGAAGCGGCTCGCCGGACAACCCGATCTCGTCGAGGAGATCCTGGGCGAGCTGGTGGTGTTCTGCCTGATCGCGCTCGTCGTCCGATCGCTGCGCGAGTCGGCGCGCGCCGCCTTGGTCCAGTCGCGCCGTGGCGAACTGACCGATCCACTGACCGATTTGCCCAATCGCCGCGGTTTCGAACGCACTGGCTCCGACCTCGTGCGGCGATGCACCCGCCAGAACGAGATGGTCGCCGTGATGGTGCTGGACCTGGACCACTTCAAGCGGGTGAACGACGAGCAGGGCCACGCCGCCGGGGACGAGGTCCTACGCCGAATGGCGGAACTGCTGCGCTCGGGTGTGCGGGCGGGCAACCTCGTGGCGCGACTCGGCGGCGAGGAGTTCGCCGTTCTCGCCCAGGTCCAACCGGGCGAGGGGCGCCTGCTCGCCGAACGCCTCCGTGAGCTGATCCAGGATCAGCTCACGCCCATCACCGTGAGCATCGGCGTGATCGAGACGGTGCCGACGCAGGCCACCGCGACAACCTCCGAGGCCGAGGCACTCTGGCATGCGGTGGCGAGGGCCGACGCGGGCCTCTACGCCTCCAAGCACGCCGGACGCAACCGCGTCACGATGGTGACCTGA
- a CDS encoding bifunctional diguanylate cyclase/phosphodiesterase, with amino-acid sequence MLLDGGIISGGVFLAFWSGLLASGLRGAELRASYGGVGSAAASAFFASCDGLMLMITFRLAYAVGRQVPAVTALLVAAGGRFITTTAFAAADHFDSTSLVAVLDVAIVATITAMVIATTHPSSVDLPGQARPTTERSPGRRSMLLLLLVVPAGAAIGFPVSGRYDALVRIVVLALILMLVYLRLATADDERDLADASALHRTRHDTLTELPNRTAFLADTAKTLEAADRDGGLWTLLLLDLDRFKHVNDTWGHSAGDELIRALGERLCRLVRAEDIVYRIGGDEFVILAQLPLGDQLSVIAQRVLSEIAQPVTLGSGQVFNVTASIGVSQAESPAATSAEELLRDADIALFTAKDRGRATWTLFDTSLRDRVTDRVRLAEDLNEAVPGGQIVAFYQPIRGAAGFDTLTGFEALARWHHPQRGLLCPTQFIPLAEDSGRIVEVGEAILRQACRDVARWRRMSGAELHVSVNVSAVQIARSDVAAAVAAALQDEGLPPCALWIEITESLLMQDKALALRTIESLSAVGVKICIDDFGTGYSSLGYLKDFPVDVVKVDRAFVAALTDDRRAITLTGAIIDMVHALGLDGVVAEGVERQDQADILTSLGCTWGQGFLWGRPIPADRTDALLAEEALPRLVPSDVPPADTRQTLTSGIARHLP; translated from the coding sequence ATGCTGCTGGACGGCGGCATCATCAGCGGTGGGGTCTTCCTCGCCTTCTGGAGTGGACTGTTGGCCTCCGGCCTTCGAGGCGCGGAACTGCGCGCCTCCTACGGCGGGGTGGGAAGTGCGGCCGCGTCGGCCTTCTTCGCCTCCTGCGACGGGCTGATGTTGATGATCACCTTCCGGTTGGCCTACGCGGTCGGGCGTCAGGTCCCGGCCGTCACGGCGCTCCTGGTTGCCGCTGGAGGACGCTTCATCACCACCACGGCCTTCGCCGCGGCCGACCACTTCGACAGCACCTCCCTGGTGGCGGTATTGGATGTCGCCATCGTCGCGACGATCACCGCGATGGTCATTGCCACCACGCACCCGTCTTCGGTCGATCTGCCCGGTCAGGCGCGACCCACAACCGAACGAAGCCCAGGCCGACGATCGATGCTCCTCCTGCTCCTCGTGGTCCCCGCCGGGGCCGCGATCGGCTTCCCGGTGAGCGGGCGATACGACGCCCTGGTCCGGATCGTCGTCCTCGCGCTCATCCTGATGCTGGTCTACCTGCGCCTGGCCACGGCTGACGACGAACGCGACCTGGCCGACGCCAGCGCGCTGCACCGCACCCGCCACGACACCTTGACCGAGCTGCCCAACCGGACCGCCTTCCTCGCGGACACCGCGAAGACGCTCGAGGCCGCGGACCGGGACGGCGGACTGTGGACCCTCCTGCTCCTCGACCTGGACCGGTTCAAGCACGTCAACGACACCTGGGGACACTCGGCAGGGGACGAGCTGATCCGAGCCCTCGGCGAGCGCCTCTGTCGACTGGTGCGCGCCGAGGACATCGTCTACCGGATCGGGGGGGACGAATTCGTGATCCTCGCCCAGCTCCCCCTGGGCGATCAGCTCTCTGTGATCGCCCAGCGGGTGCTGAGCGAGATCGCCCAGCCCGTGACCCTCGGCTCCGGGCAGGTGTTCAACGTCACCGCCTCGATCGGCGTCTCGCAGGCGGAATCGCCCGCGGCGACCTCGGCTGAGGAACTCCTCCGGGATGCCGACATCGCCCTGTTCACGGCCAAGGACCGAGGCCGGGCGACCTGGACCCTGTTCGACACCTCGCTGCGCGACCGCGTGACCGATCGGGTTCGGCTCGCCGAGGATCTGAACGAGGCGGTTCCCGGCGGGCAGATCGTCGCGTTCTATCAACCGATCCGGGGCGCAGCGGGGTTCGACACGCTGACCGGGTTCGAGGCCCTGGCCCGCTGGCACCACCCCCAACGCGGACTGCTGTGCCCGACGCAGTTCATCCCGCTGGCGGAGGACTCCGGACGCATCGTCGAGGTTGGTGAGGCGATCCTTCGCCAAGCCTGCCGAGACGTCGCCCGGTGGCGACGCATGAGCGGAGCGGAGCTGCATGTCTCGGTCAATGTCTCAGCCGTTCAGATCGCGCGCTCCGACGTCGCCGCAGCGGTCGCGGCAGCCCTCCAGGACGAGGGCCTACCCCCGTGCGCCCTGTGGATCGAGATCACCGAGTCGCTGCTCATGCAGGACAAAGCCCTGGCCCTGCGCACCATCGAGAGCCTGTCCGCGGTCGGCGTGAAGATCTGTATCGACGACTTCGGCACCGGGTACAGCTCCCTCGGCTATCTGAAGGACTTCCCGGTCGATGTGGTCAAGGTCGATCGGGCGTTCGTGGCGGCGCTGACCGACGACCGGCGTGCGATCACTCTGACCGGCGCGATCATCGACATGGTGCACGCCCTGGGCCTCGACGGGGTGGTGGCCGAGGGTGTCGAGCGTCAGGACCAAGCCGACATCCTGACGAGCCTCGGCTGCACCTGGGGGCAGGGCTTCCTCTGGGGCCGGCCGATACCGGCCGATCGCACTGACGCTCTCCTGGCGGAGGAAGCACTGCCACGCCTGGTCCCCTCGGACGTGCCGCCGGCTGATACCAGGCAGACCCTGACCAGCGGAATAGCGAGGCACCTCCCGTGA
- a CDS encoding peroxiredoxin → MSVVSVPSPVASMPRIGDAAPAFVAQTTQGQVSFPQDYAGKWVILFSHPADFTPVCTSEFMTFATMQEDFRRHNTELVGLSVDGLYSHIAWLRTIKEKITFRDMKDVEVTFPLIDDVSMEVATKYGMIMPGEDTTKAVRAVFFIDPHGVVRAIIYYPLSLGRNFDELLRVAIALQVADAFEVATPADWRPGERVIVPPAGSCGTAKDRMEGVEEGVECVDWFFCTKELPESVITQRLQS, encoded by the coding sequence ATGTCCGTCGTCTCCGTTCCGTCCCCTGTCGCATCGATGCCCCGCATCGGCGATGCAGCACCCGCCTTCGTGGCCCAGACCACTCAGGGTCAGGTGAGCTTCCCGCAGGACTACGCGGGCAAATGGGTGATCCTCTTTTCGCACCCGGCCGACTTCACCCCGGTGTGCACCAGTGAGTTCATGACCTTCGCCACCATGCAGGAGGACTTCCGGCGTCACAACACCGAACTCGTGGGCTTGTCGGTCGACGGCCTCTACAGCCACATCGCCTGGCTGCGCACCATCAAGGAGAAGATCACCTTCCGGGACATGAAGGACGTCGAGGTGACCTTCCCGCTGATCGACGACGTGTCGATGGAGGTTGCCACCAAGTACGGAATGATCATGCCGGGCGAGGACACCACGAAGGCTGTTCGGGCGGTCTTCTTCATCGACCCGCACGGGGTGGTTCGGGCGATCATCTACTACCCGCTCAGCCTGGGCCGCAACTTCGACGAACTGTTGCGCGTGGCCATCGCACTCCAGGTAGCCGACGCCTTCGAGGTTGCGACTCCGGCCGACTGGCGTCCGGGCGAGCGGGTCATCGTCCCCCCGGCCGGATCGTGCGGTACCGCCAAGGACCGCATGGAGGGTGTCGAGGAGGGCGTGGAGTGCGTGGACTGGTTCTTCTGCACCAAGGAACTGCCTGAGTCGGTCATCACGCAGCGACTCCAGTCCTGA
- a CDS encoding Re/Si-specific NAD(P)(+) transhydrogenase subunit alpha gives MRIGVPRESRPGETLVAATAKTAAQLVALGYEVVVEAGAGNLADQHDAAYTDAGIGIGTAEQVWSSDIVIKVNAPTDAEIARLRPGATVVSLMAPGRSPELLAALQARGVTGLAMDAVPRISRAQSMDVLSSMANVAGYRAVIEAAHEFHRQFTGQVTAAGKVPPARVFVVGAGVAGLAAIGAAGSMGAIVRAFDVRPEVAEQVESMGAQFVTIDMEQEVSADGYAKEMTADQERLTAVMYDEEAAKADIVITTALIPGRPAPKLIRAETVAKMDHGSVIVDMAAANGGNCDLTVTDQKVVTDNQVTILGYADLASRLPAQTSQLYGTNIVNLFKLLTPEKNGELTLDLDDVVVRGLTVVHNGTSLWPPPPVQVSAAPAAAVAAVVAKEPAPPPDPRRKVVGGALAALLFAVLATFSPTAFLGHFTVFALAVFVGFYVISNVAHALHTPLMSETNAISGIILVGGLLQVGSDNLAITVLAVIAVLVASINIFGGFLVTSRMLQMFRKD, from the coding sequence GTGCGTATCGGTGTACCACGTGAATCACGCCCGGGGGAGACGCTGGTCGCCGCGACAGCGAAGACCGCCGCCCAACTCGTGGCCCTGGGCTACGAGGTGGTCGTCGAGGCCGGTGCCGGCAACCTGGCCGATCAGCACGATGCCGCCTACACCGATGCCGGTATCGGGATCGGCACTGCTGAGCAGGTGTGGTCCAGCGACATCGTGATCAAGGTCAATGCCCCGACGGACGCCGAGATCGCGCGGCTGCGCCCCGGCGCCACGGTGGTCTCGTTGATGGCACCAGGACGCAGCCCCGAGTTGCTGGCCGCCCTGCAGGCCCGCGGCGTCACCGGCCTGGCGATGGACGCCGTCCCGCGCATCTCGCGCGCGCAGTCGATGGACGTGCTCTCGTCGATGGCCAACGTGGCCGGCTATCGCGCCGTGATCGAGGCCGCCCACGAGTTCCACCGCCAGTTCACCGGCCAGGTCACCGCGGCCGGCAAGGTGCCCCCGGCCCGCGTGTTCGTGGTCGGTGCCGGGGTGGCCGGTCTGGCCGCGATCGGTGCCGCCGGGTCGATGGGTGCCATCGTGCGGGCCTTCGACGTCCGCCCCGAGGTGGCCGAGCAGGTCGAGTCGATGGGCGCCCAGTTCGTCACCATCGACATGGAACAAGAGGTCAGCGCCGACGGCTACGCCAAGGAGATGACCGCCGACCAGGAGCGGCTCACCGCCGTGATGTACGACGAGGAGGCCGCCAAGGCCGACATCGTCATCACCACGGCGCTGATCCCCGGGCGCCCGGCGCCCAAGCTGATCCGGGCCGAGACGGTGGCCAAGATGGACCACGGATCGGTGATCGTCGACATGGCCGCCGCCAACGGGGGCAACTGCGACCTGACCGTGACCGACCAGAAGGTGGTCACCGACAACCAGGTCACGATCCTCGGCTACGCCGACCTGGCCAGCCGGCTGCCGGCGCAGACCTCACAGCTGTACGGCACCAACATCGTCAATCTGTTCAAGCTGCTGACGCCGGAGAAGAACGGCGAGCTGACGCTCGACCTGGACGACGTCGTCGTCCGCGGCCTGACCGTGGTGCACAACGGCACCAGCCTGTGGCCGCCACCACCGGTTCAGGTGTCGGCGGCACCCGCTGCCGCTGTGGCCGCGGTGGTGGCCAAAGAGCCTGCACCACCACCGGATCCGCGCCGCAAGGTCGTCGGTGGTGCGCTCGCCGCGCTGCTGTTCGCCGTCCTGGCCACGTTCTCGCCGACGGCCTTCCTCGGTCACTTCACGGTCTTCGCGCTGGCGGTCTTCGTCGGGTTCTACGTCATCTCGAACGTGGCCCACGCATTGCACACCCCGCTGATGTCCGAGACCAACGCGATCTCGGGCATCATCCTGGTCGGCGGTCTGCTGCAGGTGGGTAGCGACAACCTCGCGATCACCGTCCTCGCCGTGATCGCCGTCCTGGTGGCCAGCATCAACATCTTCGGTGGCTTCCTGGTGACCTCCCGCATGCTGCAGATGTTCAGGAAGGACTGA
- the pntB gene encoding Re/Si-specific NAD(P)(+) transhydrogenase subunit beta — protein sequence MAILTTAQLAAEAAASDGKLTGLVTAAYIIAGVLFVLALGGLSKHETAERGNALGMTGMGLALVATIALALRDSQRPTAVTITLIAVPMLIGLAIGSWRARTVEMTGMPQLVAMLHSFVGIAAVLVGYNSYLEADHAATDAMAYIHSVEVFLGVFIGAVTFTGSIVAWAKLSARMKSSPLALPGRHVLNLGIILGSVALMIWFMNDHSVGDLPRGLIPLGIMTVLALFLGFHLVAAIGGGDMPVVVSMLNSYSGWAAAAAGFMLNNDLLIITGSLVGSSGAILSYIMCQAMNRSFISVIAGGFGSDGAVTGEARDYGEHREINAEGAAEMLLAARTVVITPGYGMAVAQAQYPVAELTSKLRAKGITVRFGIHPVAGRLPGHMNVLLAEAKVPYDIVLEMDEINDDFDDTDVVLVIGANDTVNPAALEEPGSPIAGMPVLEVWKARDVIVFKRSMATGYAGVQNPLFFKENSQMLFGDAKVRVEDIVRHLSA from the coding sequence ATGGCCATCCTGACCACCGCACAGCTCGCCGCCGAGGCGGCCGCGTCCGACGGCAAGCTCACCGGACTGGTGACGGCCGCCTACATCATCGCCGGGGTGTTGTTCGTGCTCGCCCTGGGTGGACTGTCCAAGCACGAGACCGCCGAGCGCGGCAATGCGCTCGGCATGACGGGCATGGGCCTCGCCCTGGTGGCCACCATCGCCCTGGCGTTGCGGGACAGTCAGCGTCCGACGGCCGTGACCATCACCCTGATCGCCGTCCCGATGCTCATCGGTCTGGCCATCGGGTCGTGGCGGGCCAGGACGGTCGAGATGACCGGTATGCCGCAACTGGTGGCCATGCTGCACAGCTTCGTCGGTATCGCGGCCGTGCTGGTGGGGTACAACTCCTACCTCGAGGCCGACCACGCCGCGACCGACGCTATGGCCTACATCCACTCCGTCGAGGTGTTCCTCGGGGTGTTCATCGGTGCGGTGACCTTCACCGGTTCGATCGTGGCCTGGGCCAAGCTGAGTGCGCGGATGAAGTCCTCGCCGTTGGCCCTGCCCGGCCGTCACGTGCTGAACCTGGGGATCATCCTCGGTTCGGTCGCCCTGATGATCTGGTTCATGAACGACCACTCGGTCGGTGACCTGCCGCGAGGGCTCATCCCGCTGGGGATCATGACCGTGCTGGCGCTGTTCCTCGGCTTCCACCTGGTGGCCGCGATCGGCGGCGGCGACATGCCCGTGGTGGTCTCGATGCTGAACAGCTACTCGGGCTGGGCGGCCGCGGCAGCCGGGTTCATGCTGAACAACGACCTGCTGATCATCACCGGCTCGTTGGTCGGGTCCTCCGGTGCGATCCTGAGCTACATCATGTGCCAGGCCATGAACCGCTCGTTCATCTCGGTCATCGCCGGTGGGTTCGGTTCGGACGGCGCGGTGACCGGTGAGGCTCGTGACTACGGTGAGCACCGCGAGATCAACGCCGAGGGTGCGGCCGAGATGTTGTTGGCGGCGCGGACGGTCGTGATCACCCCCGGCTACGGCATGGCGGTGGCACAGGCCCAGTACCCCGTGGCCGAGCTGACCTCGAAGCTGCGCGCCAAGGGCATCACCGTCCGGTTCGGCATCCACCCCGTCGCCGGTCGCCTGCCCGGGCACATGAACGTGCTGCTGGCCGAGGCCAAGGTGCCCTACGACATCGTGCTCGAGATGGACGAGATCAACGACGACTTCGACGACACCGACGTGGTGCTGGTGATCGGCGCCAACGACACCGTCAACCCGGCCGCGCTGGAGGAGCCGGGCAGCCCGATCGCGGGCATGCCGGTGCTCGAGGTGTGGAAGGCACGCGACGTCATCGTGTTCAAGCGGTCGATGGCCACCGGCTACGCCGGCGTCCAGAACCCGTTGTTCTTCAAGGAGAACAGCCAGATGCTGTTCGGCGACGCCAAGGTGCGCGTCGAGGACATCGTCCGGCACCTCAGCGCCTGA
- a CDS encoding DUF2029 domain-containing protein — MRLRPRQALMPAVSGLLLSGVAVRLTVLAGDAGSGRWRLAGSIGLAWVAFALGAWGVRRLTGRTATALIVGGGIALQVIALSSPPRLTDDFFRYAWDGRVQAAGISPYRFTPTDDALADLRTPWLFPTECADRTPVCTRLNHPTSPTIYPPVAQAEFTAVHLLTRPLGPDGGRERTWQLLAAALATATTLALIRLLRRRGDPRQAVLWAWCPTVVLETGGNAHVDVLASLLVVLALTAVTDGRRVRGGVLIGLAIATKLLPVLLLVPLAAARSADTGMRPMAILRRRLRAPGTVVIVALTTLAATYLPHLVTVGTRVLGFLPGYLPEEGFDGRTRFPLLHPVFPGPSSVVAGVLALVAIAGWVLVRSTPDRPWTGAMILVGLAFALVGISYPWYALLLVPLVALDGRAPWLALAAAAYPAYLAPSLGWSVSVTAAITYGIALAWLAWSSRFSRSSRSSSRPAAIRR, encoded by the coding sequence GTGCGCCTCCGTCCTCGCCAGGCCCTGATGCCGGCCGTGAGTGGCCTTCTGCTGTCGGGGGTGGCGGTCCGGCTGACCGTTCTGGCCGGTGATGCCGGCAGCGGCCGATGGCGATTGGCCGGCTCGATCGGGCTCGCCTGGGTCGCGTTCGCCCTGGGCGCCTGGGGCGTGCGCCGGCTGACGGGACGGACGGCGACGGCCCTGATCGTGGGGGGCGGCATCGCCCTGCAGGTCATCGCCCTGAGCTCGCCGCCGCGCCTGACCGACGACTTCTTCCGCTACGCCTGGGATGGCCGGGTGCAGGCGGCCGGCATCTCGCCGTATCGCTTCACCCCCACCGACGATGCCCTCGCCGACCTACGCACCCCATGGCTGTTCCCCACCGAGTGCGCCGACCGGACGCCGGTGTGCACCAGGCTGAACCACCCGACCTCACCCACGATCTACCCGCCGGTGGCCCAGGCCGAGTTCACTGCGGTGCACCTGCTGACCCGCCCGCTGGGACCCGACGGCGGCCGGGAACGCACCTGGCAACTCCTGGCGGCCGCCCTCGCGACGGCCACCACGCTGGCGCTGATCCGGCTGCTGCGGCGCCGGGGGGATCCACGGCAGGCGGTGCTGTGGGCGTGGTGCCCGACGGTGGTGCTCGAGACCGGCGGCAACGCCCACGTCGACGTCCTGGCCTCGCTGCTCGTCGTGCTCGCCCTGACCGCGGTGACCGACGGTCGGCGAGTGCGCGGCGGCGTGCTGATCGGACTGGCCATCGCCACCAAACTGCTGCCGGTGTTGCTGCTGGTCCCCTTGGCTGCGGCACGATCAGCGGACACCGGAATGCGGCCGATGGCGATCCTGCGGCGTCGTCTGCGCGCCCCGGGCACCGTGGTGATCGTGGCCCTGACCACTCTCGCGGCGACCTACCTGCCTCACCTGGTCACGGTCGGCACTCGGGTGCTGGGGTTCCTGCCCGGCTATCTGCCCGAGGAAGGGTTCGACGGCCGGACCCGCTTTCCCTTGCTGCATCCGGTCTTTCCCGGGCCGAGCTCCGTCGTGGCCGGCGTCCTGGCCCTGGTCGCGATCGCGGGCTGGGTGCTGGTGCGGTCGACCCCGGACCGGCCCTGGACCGGGGCGATGATCCTCGTCGGGCTCGCCTTCGCCCTGGTCGGTATCAGCTACCCCTGGTATGCCCTGCTGCTCGTCCCGCTGGTGGCGCTGGACGGGCGCGCACCCTGGCTGGCCCTCGCGGCAGCCGCCTACCCGGCCTACCTGGCGCCGTCCCTGGGATGGTCGGTCAGCGTCACGGCAGCGATCACCTACGGCATCGCCCTGGCCTGGTTGGCCTGGTCCTCCCGGTTCTCTCGGTCCTCGCGGTCCTCGAGTCGTCCGGCCGCGATCAGGCGCTGA
- a CDS encoding molybdopterin-dependent oxidoreductase encodes MISHLHQHPIGWLELPSRPVWGYRFTQGLHVASGIAAVPLLLAKLWVVYRRLFTWPPVRSASHGLERLLLVPLVAGTVFELVSGLLNVARWYPWPFFFPRVHYAVALIVMGSLAAHLAFKAPLLRSPRPAEPRQVDPVPDADRRALLVGSLTAVAAVSLATVGQSVTWLRGISLLAPRDPLDGPQGLAVNRTAAVAGIASRATDPAWRLRVVGARTLELSLAELAALPQVTARLPMACVEGWSADAEWTGIPLRTVLELAGVPTGVHLRAVSLEQNWLYATSPLNPAQAWDPLTLLALRLNGQPLDLDHGYPLRLIGPNRPGVQQTKWLSRIEPA; translated from the coding sequence ATGATCAGCCACCTGCACCAGCATCCGATCGGGTGGCTCGAGCTGCCGAGTCGCCCGGTGTGGGGGTATCGGTTCACACAGGGCCTTCACGTGGCATCAGGGATCGCCGCCGTCCCGCTGCTGTTGGCCAAGCTGTGGGTGGTCTACCGACGACTGTTCACGTGGCCGCCGGTGCGTTCGGCGAGCCATGGCCTCGAGCGCCTGCTCCTGGTACCGCTGGTCGCCGGCACCGTGTTCGAACTGGTCAGCGGCCTGCTGAACGTGGCGCGGTGGTACCCGTGGCCCTTCTTCTTCCCCCGGGTGCACTATGCGGTCGCCTTGATCGTGATGGGCTCGCTTGCGGCCCACCTCGCCTTCAAGGCCCCCCTGCTGCGCTCACCTCGGCCCGCGGAGCCGCGCCAGGTCGACCCGGTGCCGGACGCCGACCGCCGAGCGCTGCTGGTCGGGTCACTGACCGCCGTCGCCGCGGTGAGCCTGGCCACGGTGGGTCAGAGCGTGACCTGGCTGCGGGGAATCTCGCTGCTCGCTCCCCGCGATCCGCTGGACGGACCCCAGGGTCTGGCCGTGAACCGGACCGCCGCGGTGGCGGGGATCGCCTCTCGGGCAACCGATCCCGCGTGGCGGCTGCGCGTGGTCGGTGCGCGCACCCTGGAGTTGTCGCTGGCCGAGCTGGCGGCGCTGCCCCAGGTGACCGCCCGGCTGCCCATGGCCTGTGTCGAGGGCTGGAGCGCGGACGCCGAGTGGACGGGCATCCCGCTGCGCACCGTGCTGGAACTGGCCGGCGTGCCGACCGGGGTCCACCTGCGGGCGGTCTCGCTGGAGCAGAACTGGCTCTATGCCACCTCACCGCTCAACCCGGCCCAGGCATGGGACCCGTTGACCCTGTTGGCGTTACGCCTGAACGGACAACCGTTGGACCTGGATCACGGCTACCCGCTGCGGCTGATCGGGCCCAATCGCCCCGGGGTGCAGCAGACCAAGTGGCTCAGTCGGATCGAGCCGGCGTGA